In the Arachis ipaensis cultivar K30076 chromosome B10, Araip1.1, whole genome shotgun sequence genome, one interval contains:
- the LOC107621257 gene encoding uncharacterized protein LOC107621257 yields the protein MEGITVSVYKSFKDFQKRRRYRKLHGSGRRSKSEQLGSRRGTRFWGWRVKVAPKIRIRRVPSPKKMLLWLRDAYVRMMLGFANSRVMTMNASATGFGGPYSVAIGGLGPAQPKEYDEKVIVQIYKSLVAAGNSASVCNLGV from the coding sequence ATGGAAGGCATCACAGTGAGCGTCTACAAGAGCTTCAAGGATTTCCAAAAGAGGAGACGCTACCGCAAGCTCCATGGGTCGGGTCGCAGATCAAAGTCTGAGCAACTCGGGTCACGGCGTGGGACCCGATTCTGGGGATGGCGGGTCAAGGTTGCGCCCAAGATCCGAATCCGAAGAGTCCCTTCGCCAAAGAAGATGTTGCTGTGGCTGAGGGATGCTTATGTCAGGATGATGCTCGGCTTCGCCAACTCCCGTGTCATGACCATGAATGCCTCCGCTACGGGCTTCGGTGGGCCGTACTCTGTAGCTATTGGTGGGCTTGGGCCGGCCCAGCCCAAAGAGTACGACGAGAAGGTGATAGTTCAGATCTACAAGTCACTAGTCGCTGCTGGAAACTCCGCCAGTGTATGCAATCTTGGCGTCTAG
- the LOC107623270 gene encoding plant cysteine oxidase 2 yields the protein MEGGLRIGCAKRVIAKKKKPYRRVKKAVPKVPKALEDLFLSCRETFKGPGTVPSPQDVHKLSCILDTLKPEDLGLSKDLPFFNPENPIKDNPRVTYTTIYQCANFSLCIFFLPAKGVIPLHNHPEMTVFSKLLLGKMHIKSYDWVDPEITRRLSHPQSQLRLAKLKADNVFTAPCDTSVLYPRTGGNIHEFTAITPCAVLDVIGPPYSKEDGRDCSYYKDHLFTTFSDGKGAEVKEESDRYGWLEEIEMPENSRMDGIKYLGPPITADREL from the exons atggaGGGTGGTTTAAGGATTGGTTGTGCAAAAAGGGTGAtcgcgaagaagaagaagcctTATCGGAGAGTAAAGAAGGCAGTGCCTAAAGTTCCAAAGGCACTTGAGGATCTTTTCCTTTCATGCAGAGAAACATTCAAGGGTCCTGGAACCGTTCCTTCACCACAAGATGTTCACAAACTCTCTTGCATTCTTG ATACCTTGAAGCCAGAAGATCTTGGGCTAAGCAAAGACTTGCCATTCTTCAATCCTGAAAACCCCATCAAAGATAACCCAAGGGTCACCTACACAACAATATACCAGTGTGCTAATTTCTCG CTCTGCATCTTTTTCCTACCAGCAAAGGGAGTAATTCCTCTCCACAATCACCCGGAAATGACAGTTTTCAGTAAGCTTCTATTGGGGAAAATGCACATCAAGTCTTATGATTGGGTTGATCCTGAGATCACTCGCCGTCTTTCGCATCCACAATCACAAT TGAGACTGGCAAAATTAAAAGCTGATAACGTCTTCACAGCGCCGTGCGACACTTCGGTTCTGTATCCAAGGACAGGAGGTAATATCCATGAATTCACAGCCATAACACCATGTGCTGTGCTTGATGTAATTGGTCCTCCTTATTCCAAAGAAGACGGAAGGGATTGCTCCTACTATAAAGATCATCTATTCACTACATTTTCCG ATGGCAAGGGAGCTGAGGTGAAAGAGGAAAGTGATAGGTACGGATGGTTAGAAGAAATTGAGATGCCAGAGAATTCAAGAATGGATGGAATCAAGTACTTGGGTCCTCCAATTACTGCAGACAGAGAGTTGTAG